CGGCGCCGTACAACGCGGTCTGGCGGCAGGGACGGCTGGTCGGGTTCGTGGACTGGGACGTCGCGGGGCCGTCCTCGCGGGAGTTCGACCTGGCGTACTCGGCTCTGATGTGGGTGCCCCTGCTCGCCCCCGGGTCGGCGTGGCCGATGGCGTCCCGCCCCCTGGAGGAGCGGTACCGGCGTCTGCACCTGCTGCTGGACGCGTACGGGTACGGCGACGACCGCTCCGCGCTGCAGGAGGCCGTGCCCGCGCGCGCCAGGAGGAACGCCGAGGTGACCCGTCGGCTGGCCGACGGCGGCGACCCGGTGTTCCAGGCGCTCCGGGGCCAGGCCGCCGACCTGGACCGATCCGCGCAGCAGGTCGACGAGCTCCCTGGGTCCTTCTGGCGGCGACCCGCGGCGGACCCCGGACCTCGCCAGCAGGCGTCAGCTCGGGGAGGAGCAGGGGGACCGGGTGAGTGACCGCCCCTGCCCGAGGCTCCTGCTGCGCCGAGTCTGCAGTCGCGGCTGCCTTGGCTGTCTCGGTCCCTCAGCGGCCCACGTCGGGACACCCGACTCCCGGAGCCGCCGCAACCGGTCCGCCCGCCGCGGACTCAGAAGCGGTACGTCGTCTGGCCGTGCCCGTCACCGAAGGCGATGACCTTGTCCGGGGCGACCCGGTACACCCATGCGCCGCCCGCGGTGCCCGCGCCGGAGTCGCTCAGCTCCACGAACTCCTGGCCGCGGACGTCGAACCTCCAGTCGTCGCCGTACTTGGCGAACCACGCCGTTGCCAGCGCCCGCAGCGCCTCGGCATCCGTCACGCGCACCGCCGTGCCCTCGACCACGACGTCCTTCCCGCTGTTCCAGCCGTTCGCCCCGGTGCTCCCGGTCGTCACCGCGACGTGCGCGTTGACGTCGAGGTTGCGCTGCTTCTGCTCGTCGGGGCCCGTGCAGAACGCGAAGGCGCCGTCCTGCCAGACACCCACCAGCGGCACCGCGTGCG
This region of Geodermatophilus bullaregiensis genomic DNA includes:
- a CDS encoding phosphotransferase, translating into MVEDAAPIVAGTAEEPLAGGRTSPGVVRIGEAVHRPVRRWTTTVHAVLRHLEQAGFAEAPRVLGFDDAGREVLTYLAGETAGEAPWPAWVSSDEALTQVGSWLRRLHDATVDFVPPEDAVWFAGQHWRPGLVIGHHDAAPYNAVWRQGRLVGFVDWDVAGPSSREFDLAYSALMWVPLLAPGSAWPMASRPLEERYRRLHLLLDAYGYGDDRSALQEAVPARARRNAEVTRRLADGGDPVFQALRGQAADLDRSAQQVDELPGSFWRRPAADPGPRQQASARGGAGGPGE
- a CDS encoding pyridoxamine 5'-phosphate oxidase family protein → MATGVIDPRYGDPSATPPPWAAIERFLTEAQLYWIITVRADGRPHAVPLVGVWQDGAFAFCTGPDEQKQRNLDVNAHVAVTTGSTGANGWNSGKDVVVEGTAVRVTDAEALRALATAWFAKYGDDWRFDVRGQEFVELSDSGAGTAGGAWVYRVAPDKVIAFGDGHGQTTYRF